A genomic window from Priestia filamentosa includes:
- a CDS encoding ABC transporter substrate-binding protein: protein MKKELLNICLIGTLSLSLYGCQQKVKKETQEVKQDKITLSIRNPKVEIAAPFEEMVQAYEQEHPHINIEVHTVGGAIDDLSDLKAELAAGEGPDIFTNQGGKSAELWHDYLEDLSGEPWVPQALPETLSPIRSGEKVYGMPMNLEGYGFIYNKDLFEKAGIQQLPTTLNELETTAEKLKKAGITPFALGYYEKWQLGDHLMNIAFLQQKDPSAYITQLNKGSKTITNNQKFKDLTHLLDVTLKYGNSDPLETDYTMEMNQFSKGEAAIVLQGNWIQPLIDQRSPNLNVGIMPIPLSNNHGEQSLIVNTPNYWVINKQTTPQKKQEAKKFLDWMVTSKEGQGFMTKQFRFIPAFKNIPSNQSGPLATETLRYYKEGRTVSASTLYFPVGIREQFGAATQQYIAKRLTQTQLLKRYQYAWESAQGE from the coding sequence ATGAAAAAAGAGCTATTAAATATATGTTTGATTGGAACGCTTAGCTTATCTTTATACGGGTGTCAACAAAAGGTCAAAAAAGAGACTCAAGAAGTGAAACAAGATAAGATTACTTTAAGTATTCGAAATCCTAAAGTAGAAATTGCGGCTCCGTTTGAAGAGATGGTGCAAGCTTATGAACAAGAGCATCCTCATATTAATATAGAAGTTCATACCGTTGGAGGCGCGATCGATGACTTATCTGATTTGAAGGCAGAATTAGCTGCTGGTGAAGGACCTGATATTTTTACAAATCAAGGCGGAAAAAGCGCTGAATTGTGGCATGATTATTTAGAAGATTTATCAGGAGAACCTTGGGTACCTCAAGCCTTACCAGAAACGTTATCGCCTATCAGATCGGGTGAAAAGGTATACGGTATGCCTATGAATTTAGAAGGGTACGGGTTTATCTACAATAAAGATTTATTTGAAAAAGCAGGTATTCAGCAGTTACCGACTACATTAAATGAATTAGAAACAACAGCGGAAAAACTCAAGAAGGCAGGCATCACCCCTTTTGCTTTAGGTTATTATGAAAAATGGCAGCTAGGCGATCATTTGATGAATATTGCGTTCCTTCAACAAAAAGATCCAAGTGCTTATATTACTCAATTAAATAAAGGGTCAAAAACGATTACGAACAACCAAAAATTCAAGGACCTTACCCACCTTTTAGATGTAACACTGAAATACGGAAACAGTGACCCGCTTGAAACAGATTACACTATGGAAATGAATCAATTCTCCAAAGGTGAAGCAGCCATTGTTCTACAAGGAAATTGGATTCAACCGTTAATTGATCAACGTTCCCCTAATCTGAATGTTGGTATTATGCCTATTCCTCTTAGTAATAATCACGGTGAACAATCATTAATTGTGAATACCCCAAATTACTGGGTCATTAATAAACAAACAACCCCGCAAAAAAAACAGGAGGCCAAAAAGTTTCTAGACTGGATGGTAACCTCTAAAGAAGGCCAAGGATTTATGACAAAGCAGTTTAGATTTATCCCTGCTTTTAAAAACATTCCATCAAATCAATCTGGCCCATTAGCTACTGAAACCCTTCGTTATTATAAAGAAGGCAGAACAGTATCGGCTAGCACGCTATATTTTCCTGTTGGAATCAGAGAACAATTCGGAGCTGCTACACAGCAATATATCGCAAAAAGATTAACCCAAACTCAGCTATTAAAAAGATATCAATATGCTTGGGAGAGTGCTCAAGGAGAGTAA
- a CDS encoding response regulator, producing the protein MKALIIDDEVNVREVIRYLGQWEKYGITDILEASNGEEAKHIIEATKPEIIFTDIKMPKMSGIEMIEWLDSTSYPGKVIFVTGYNDYSFMRQAIKHRSFDYLLKPIEEEPFNHTLAEAVQAWENEQNSHSGQETIDEDFQKLRIEQLVTNACMGEAYKSTDILPYLPLSDQYEMALISFYQMHYAEPYIKALSDELKDRKLGNAFSLQSDRNICVIITIRNEWLTVEEWISQNFDIPVRFVSGRSLSSLSHILDAFQFLQEALDNHQYRSIHKLDELHAARRMKDIVSYVDMYYMEELSLEKLSNLFFFSREHISRKFKQETGLPLSKYMTKLRIQRAKQWLEDTEETIYSISLLLGYQDEKYFSKLFKKVVGLTPFEYRKEKKLTVISR; encoded by the coding sequence GTGAAGGCTTTAATTATTGATGATGAAGTGAATGTACGTGAAGTTATACGTTATCTAGGTCAATGGGAGAAATACGGCATAACTGATATTTTAGAAGCAAGTAATGGAGAAGAAGCAAAACATATTATTGAAGCTACAAAACCAGAAATTATTTTTACAGATATCAAGATGCCAAAAATGAGTGGAATAGAAATGATTGAATGGTTAGATAGCACCTCATATCCAGGTAAAGTAATCTTTGTGACTGGATATAACGATTATTCATTTATGAGACAAGCCATTAAACATCGTAGTTTCGATTATCTATTGAAGCCAATTGAAGAAGAACCCTTTAATCATACATTAGCAGAAGCTGTCCAAGCATGGGAAAACGAGCAAAATTCCCATAGTGGACAGGAAACAATTGATGAAGACTTCCAAAAGCTCCGTATTGAGCAGTTAGTAACAAATGCATGTATGGGAGAAGCATACAAATCAACAGACATTCTTCCCTATCTCCCTCTTTCTGATCAATATGAGATGGCTTTAATTTCTTTCTATCAAATGCATTATGCGGAGCCTTATATCAAAGCCTTATCAGATGAGCTGAAAGATCGAAAGCTAGGAAATGCCTTTTCCCTTCAAAGTGATCGAAACATTTGTGTTATCATCACAATACGCAATGAATGGTTAACAGTTGAAGAATGGATAAGTCAAAACTTTGATATTCCTGTTCGCTTTGTGAGCGGGAGATCATTATCGTCGTTATCTCATATCTTAGATGCTTTTCAGTTCTTACAAGAGGCATTAGACAATCACCAGTACCGTTCGATTCATAAGTTAGATGAGCTTCATGCTGCCCGTCGTATGAAAGACATTGTTTCATATGTAGACATGTACTATATGGAAGAATTAAGTTTAGAGAAGCTATCGAACCTGTTTTTCTTTAGCCGGGAGCATATTTCGCGGAAGTTCAAACAAGAAACAGGACTGCCGCTTTCTAAATATATGACAAAATTAAGAATCCAACGAGCAAAGCAGTGGCTAGAAGATACTGAAGAAACGATTTACTCCATTTCTTTACTTCTCGGTTATCAAGATGAAAAATACTTCTCTAAACTGTTTAAAAAAGTAGTCGGATTAACTCCCTTTGAATATAGAAAAGAGAAAAAACTAACAGTAATAAGTAGATAG